TGGACGGCGCGAGCCCGCTGCGGGCGTTCTTCGGCGTCACCCTGCCCATGATGCGGCCGGTGGTGACCGTGGTGCTGGTGCTGGGCTTCATGTCCACGGTCAAGATCCTCGACCTGATCCTGGCGCTCACCAACGGCGGCCCGGCGCACGCCACCGAGACCCTGGGCACCCACACCTACCAGTTGTCCTTCCTGCAACTCGACTTCGGCCAGGGCGCCGTCGTCGGCAACGTCCTGATCCTGATCAGCATGGTCTTCGCGGTGATCTACCTGCGGGCCAACCGCGACGGGCTGGGGAGATGATGAGCATGCGCATGACGCGCACCGACCGGCTGAACGCCCTCAGCCTCGCCTTCGGCGTGATCGTCCTGGCCGTCCTGCTGTTCCCGCTGTACTGGATGATCAACACCGCCCTCCAGCCCGGCGCGGCGATGGCCGAACTCAGGTGGGTCCCGCAGACGCTGGACCTCGGCAACTTCGGCCGCGCCTGGGAGTCCCAGGCGGGGAACCTGCTCACCAGCATGCTGGTGGCGCTGGGCGCCGTCGCCGTGTGCCTGGTCGTGGCCGCACCCGCGGCCTACGCCCTGTCCCGGCTCCGGCTGCGCGGCGCCCGCACGGTCGTCTTCGGCACCCTGATCACCCAGATGGTGCCGGGCATCGTCGTCGCCAACGCCCTCTACAACGCCTACGTCGAGCTGGACCTGGTCAACTCCTACCTCGGCCTGGTCCTCGCCGACGCCTCGCTGGGCATCCCCTTCACCATCATCCTGCTGCGGGCGTTCATGGTGTCGATCCCCGAGGAGGTGCTGGAGGCCGGGATGGTCGACGGCGCGGGGCGGCTGCGCGTCCTGCTGAGCGTCGTCGTGCCGATGAGCCGCAACGCGCTCATCACCGGCGGGCTGTTCACCTTCCTCTTCGCCTGGAGCGACTTCCTGTTCGCCCTGACGCTCAACACCACCGACGCGGTGAAGCCGGTGACGCTGGGCATCTACGAGTACATCGGCGCCCACGTCGGCGACTGGGGAGCGGTGATGGCCGTGGCGACGCTCTCCTCGATCCCGGCCGCGATCCTGCTCGTCGTCGCGCAGAAGTACGTGGCGGCCGGGATATCGGGAGGGTCGATCAAGTGAGCCGGCCACCTCGGATCATTCGACGGGGAGAAGCCGGGTGCCGTTCACAGGCCCTGCTGCACCCCTGTCGGCCCGGTGAGGCCGTCGTCGGCGCGCTGACGGCAGCCTTCCCACGCCATCAGTGGTGCACGGAGAGGTGCGGCCACGACTCCGACCCCCATCGACGATCCCAGCCCCCTTCGACAGAGCACATCGAGCACGGACACGAGGACAGCGCACCATGACAGCAAGCGACCCGCCCGCCCTGCCCGCCGACTTCCTCTTCGGCACGGCCACGGCCTCCTACCAGGTGGAGGGGGCCGTCACCGAGGGCGGCCGACTGCCCTCCATCTGGGACGCCTACTGCCGCACGCCCGGCAGGGTGGCGCGCGGCGAGACCGGTGACACGGCCTGCGACCACTACCACCGCTACCCCGAGGACATCGCGCTGATGAAGGAGCTGGGGGTGGGCGCCTACCGCTTCTCCACCGCCTGGCCGCGCATCAGGCCCGCCGGGGACGGCCCCGCCAACCCCGAGGGGCTCGCCTTCTACGACCGCCTCGTCGACGAGCTCCTCGCCGCGGGCATCGAACCGATCGTGACGCTGTACCACTGGGACCTGCCGCAGGCGCTGGAGGACCGCGGCGGCTGGCGGGTGCGCGCGACCGCCGAGCGCTTCGCCGAGTACGCCCGCATCACCGCCGACCACCTCGGCGACCGGGTGCGGCGCTGGATCACCCTCAACGAGCCGTTCTGCTCCTCCTTCGTCGGCCACGCCGTGGGGCGGCACGCCCCCGGCACCCGGGAGGGCACCCCGGCGCTGGCGACAGCGCACCACCTGCTGCTCGCGCACGGTCTGGCGGCCCGGGAGCTGCGCGCCTCGGCCGCCGCCCACGGGCGCCCGGTCGAGGTCGGCATCACGCTCAACCTCGATCGGCTGGTCCCGGCCACCGACTCCGCCGCCGACCGCGCCGCCGTGGACCGGGCCGAGACGCTGCACAACCGCGTCTGGACGGAACCGCTGCTCAACGCCTGCTACCCGGACAACGAGGCCGAGACCTGGGGCGAGCTCGCCGACGGGTCCTACCGCGCCGAGGGCGACCTGGCGACCATCTCCCAGCCGCTGGACTTCCTCGGCGTCAACTACTACCGGCCGACCAAGCTGCGCGACGCGCCGCACCGGGAACCCGACCCCGCCCGCCGCACGGCGATGGACATCCGGACCGAGGAGGTCCCCTTCGAGGGGGTGCGCCACACCACCATGGGCTGGCCGGTGGTCCCCTCCACGTTCACCGACCTGCTCGTCGACCTGCACCGGCGCTACCCGAACCTGCCGCCCGTCCTCGTCACCGAGAACGGGTCGGCCGAGGAGGACCGGGTGGACGCCGACGGGCGGGTCCGCGACACCGACCGGATCGACTACGTCCGCGACCACCTGCACGCCGTCGCGGCGGCCATCGAGGCCGGGGTCGACGTCCGCGGCCACTTCGTGTGGTCCCTGCTGGACAACTTCGAATGGGCCTACGGCTACGACCGGCGCTTCGGCATCGTCCGGGTCGACTACGACACCCTGGAGCGCATCCCCAAGGACAGCTACCACTGGTTCAAGGAACTCATCGGGCGGCACGCGGCGCGGCACGGCGCCGCGACGGCCTCATAAGGCCGGAACCGCACCGACGAGAGGGGCCCGGGTCGGGGCGGCGGCCACCGGCCGCCGTTTTCGGCCCGGGCCCGCACCACCCGCGCGACACCACACGAAGGCGGCCGATGAAGTTCACCGATGGGTTCTGGCAGATGCGGGACGGCGTGCGCGCCCACTACGCGCGCGAGGCCCGCGACGCCCGCGTCCTCGACGACAGGATCACCCTCTACGCCCCCGTTCGGGAGACAGCCCACCGGGGCGACACCCTCAACACGCCGCTGCTCACCGTCGACTGCTGGTCGCCGGCCCCCAATGTGATCGGGGTGCGGGTCACCCACCTGGCCGGAGGGGTGCGCCCGAACCCGGCCTTCGCGCTGTCTCCCGGCACCGGTGTGGTCGCCAAGACGGCCAGGGACGGCTCGATCGTCGAGCTGTCCAGCGGGGCGCTGTCGCTGCGGGTCGACACCGAGGGGCCCTGGCGCCTGGACTTCCGCGCGAACGGGCGCACGCTCACCTCCGTCGACGAGCGCGGCATGGGGTTCGTGGAGACCGACGACGGGGCGCACCACATGCTGACCCGGCTCTCCCTGGGCGTGCGCGAACTGGTCTACGGCATGGGCGAGCGCTTCACCCCGTTCGTCCGCAACGGCCAGACCGTGGACATCTGGCAGGCCGACGGCGGCACCAGCAGCGAGCAGGCCTACAAGAACGTCCCCTTCTACCTGACCAACCGGGGCTACGGCGTCCTCGTCGACCACCCGGGGGCCGTCTCCTTCGAGGCGGGCTCCGAGGCGGTGGGCCGCGTGCAGTTCAGCGTCGAGGACCAGTCCCTGTGCTTCTACGTCGTCTACGGGGGGACGCCGAAGGGGGTCCTGGCCGGCTACACCGCGCTCACCGGCCGCCCGGCGCTGCCGCCGCCGTGGTCCTTCGGCCTGTGGCTGTCCACCTCGTTCACCACCTCCTACGACGAGGAGACCGTCAGCACCTTCGTCGACGGCATGGCCGAGCACGACATCCCGCTGAGCGTCTTCCACTTCGACTGCTTCTGGATGCGCGAGTTCCACTGGTGCGACTTCGAGTGGGATCCGGAGGTGTTCCCCGACCCCGAGGGCATGCTGGCCCGCCTCAAGGAACGGGGGCTGCGCGTCTGCGTGTGGATCAACCCCTACATCGCGCAGCGCTCCGCACTGTTCGAGGAGGGGACGCGCCTGGGGCACCTCGTGCGGCGGCCCGGCGGCGACGTGTGGCAGTGGGACAAGTGGCAGGCCGGGATGGCGCTGGTCGACTTCACCAGCCCCGAGGCCCGCGAGTGGTACGCCGACAAGCTGCGCGCGCTGCTCGACATGGGCGTGGACGCCTTCAAGACCGACTTCGGCGAGCGCATCCCCACCGATGTGCGATGGGCGGACGGCTCCGACCCGGAGGGCATGCACAACTACTACACCCAGCTCTACAACCAGACGGTGTTCGACGTGCTGCGGGAGGCGCGCGGCGAGGGCGAGGCGGTGCTGTTCGCCCGGTCGGCCACGGCCGGCGGCCAGCAGTTCCCGGTGCACTGGGGCGGCGACTGCGGCTCCACCTACGGGGCCATGGCCGAGAGCCTGCGCGGCGGGCTGTCGCTGGGCCTGTCCGGGTTCGGGTTCTGGAGCCACGACATCGGCGGGTTCGAGGGCACCCCCGACCCCGGCCTGTTCAAGCGCTGGCTCGCCTTCGGCCTGCTCTCCTCGCACAGCCGGCTGCACGGCAGCCGCTCCTACCGGGTGCCGTGGGCCTTCGGCGAGGAGTCGGTCGCGGTGGCCCGCGCGTTCACCCGGCTCAAGTGCGAGCTCATGCCCTACCTGTTCGGGGCCGCCGTGCAGGCGCACGAGCAGGGGGTGCCGGTGATGCGGGCGATGCTGCTGGAGTTCCCCGACGATCCGACCTGCCACCACCTCGACACCCAGTACATGCTCGGCGGCGACCTGCTCGTCGCGCCCGTGCTGAGCGAGGACGGGTCCGTGGAGTACTACGTCCCCGAGGGGGAGTGGACGCGCCTGCTGACCGGCGAGACCGTGCGGGGACCGGCCTGGCGGCGCGAGACGCACGGCTACGACTCCCTGCCGCTGCTGGTCCGCCCGGGGGCCGTGCTCCCGGTCGGCGCGGTGGCGACCCGGCCCGACTACGACTACCTGGACGGGCTGACCCTGCGCGTGCACGGCGCCGTCGAGGCCGCGGAGAGCGGCGGGCGGGAGCTGAGGCGGGCCGTGGTGCCCACCGCGGAGGGCCACCGGGCGGCGGCCTTCAGGACATGGGCCGGCGACGGCGCCGTCACCGTCGAAGTCCACGCCGAGGACCCGCCCGCCTGGAACGTACTCCTGGTGGGCGTGCACGGCACGGGAACGGTCGAGGGCGCCTCCCGCGTCACCGACACCGAGGCCGGCGTCCGCGTCGCGGTGGAGGCGGGCACCCGCAGGGTGCGGGTCGGGCTGCGCTGACGGCTGAGGAACGCGCCGGGGCCGCGGCGCCCGCGTCTGCTCGCGGGCGCCGCGGCCCCGGCACGCCGTCAGGGCAGCCGGCCGACGTGGGCCAGCGCCTGCTTGAGCAGCACGCCCTGACCGCCCGACATCTCCTGCTGGAGTTCGGGGCTCGCCGCCTCCTCGGGGGTGAACCACTCCAGGTCGAGCGCGTCCTGCCGGGGCCGGCAGTCGCCGGCGACCGGGACGACGTAGGCCATGGCCACCGCGTGCTGGCGCGGATCGTGGAACGGGGTGATGCCGGGGGTCGGGAAGTACTCGGCGACGGTGAACGGCTGCGGTGATGCGGGGATCCGCGGGAGCGCCACCGGCCCGAGGTCCTTCTCCAGGTGGCGCACGAGGGCGTCGCGGATCCGCTCGTGGTAGAGGACCCGCCCCGCCACCAGGGCGCGGCTGATCGTCGAGTCCGGGGCCGCGCGCAGCAGCAGGCCCACGCGCGTGACCGTGCCGGAGTCGTCGGTCCGCACGGGGACGGCGTTGACGTAGACGATGGGCAGCCGCTGGCGCGCCGCGTCCATTTCCTCGCCGGAGAGCCAGCCCGGCACGGTGTCCGTTGTTTCGGTCATGGCGCCGTTCTACCGCATCGGGCGGCCCCGATGCCGCTCACCTCGCCCGTTGAACGGGGACGATGGGGGCTTGGTATCCTCAGAGGGAACTTAATCGGTTAACCGGCCGGAGGTCGGTCATGGAGGTGGGGACCGCCGATGAGACGCCCGACGATCGTCGACATCGCCAAGGCGGCCGGTGTCTCCACGGGATCGGTCTCCTACGCGCTCAACGGGCGGCCGGGGGTCTCCGAGCCGACCCGCGAGCGCATCCTGGCCGTCGCGGCGGAGATGGGCTGGGCGCCCAGCACCGCGGCGCGCGCCCTCTCGGAGGGCCGGGTGGGCGCGATCGGCCTGATCGTGGACCGGCCGGCCCAGGTGCTGGGCGTCGAGCCGTTCTTCATGCAGTTGATCTCCGGCGTCCAGGCGGAGCTGGCCGGAACCGGCACCGCCCTGCTGCTGCAGGTCTGCGAGGACCGGGAGGCCGAGATCCTGACCTACCGGCGCTGGTCGGCCGAGCGCAGGGTGGACGGCATGCTGCTGGTGGACCTGCGGGTGGACGACGTGCGGGTGGAGGTCGTCACCCGGCTCGGGCTGCCGGCCGTGGTGGTCGGCGGGCCCGGCGGCGTCGGGCCGCTGCCCTGCCTGTACTCCGACGACGACACGGCGATGCGCGAGGTCGTGCAGTACCTGGCCGCGCTGGGGCACCGGCGCGTCGCCAGGGTGGCCGGACCGCCGGAGTTCGCGCACACCGAGGCGCGCTCGGCCGCCTTCACCGCGGCCGCGGCGGAGTTCGGCCTCGAACACGCCGAGATCGTACACGCCGACTACACGGGCGAGGCCGGCACCAAGGCGACCCGCCGGCTCCTGGCCGCGGCCGCGCGGCCCACCGCGCTGGTCTACGACAACGACCTGATGGCTGTGGCCGGGCTGGGCGTGGCCCACGAGATGGGGGTGGAGGTGCCGGCCGAGCTCTCCATCGTCGCCTGGGACGACTCGGTGCTGTGCCGCCTGGTGCGCCCCGCGCTGACGGCGGTCGGCCGCGACGTGGCCGGGCACGGCAGGCAGGCGGCCCGGATGGCGGCGCGGGCCGTGGCCGGAAGCCCGGTCGCCGACCAGGCCACGGCCCCGGCGGAGCTCTTCCCGAGGGCGAGCACGGGCCCGGTGCGGAGATAGCGCCGTGTGTGGGATCGGCCCGGGAAGGGGCTTGGCGGAAACCTTGGCTTCAGGGGTTTGCCACCTCAGCCCCTGGAGGGGGTTCGTGCGGGTGCGGTTCTCTCGTGTGGCCGCAGGCCCGTTGGGGGTGAACGCCGCACCCGTGCGCGAAGCGGAGCTGTTGCCTTGGGTGCGGGCCGACACCGGGGGTTTCGGTCTGGACGCAGGGCATCCGATGTGTTTCGCGCGGAGCCGGGCACCCCGGGAACACGGGCCTTCGGCCACGCGACGGGCCGCCCGTTCTCCGCGAGCCCTTATGGCTGAGGTTCAAGACCCCCGGTGGCCGAGCCACCGGGGGTCTTCTCCTCTTTGTCACAGAGGGGTAACGGCGCGTTAAGGCCTCATTGACGCCATGCCTCCCTCGTGTTTCACTCTTCCCAACTTATCCGCTTAAGTCGATGATCCGCCGGGTGTCTGGGAGCGCTCTCACGCACCCGGGCGGAGGAGTGACCGCATGAGTTTGATCCGCGGTCAGGGAGCGGGTGCTCCGGACGGAGGAGGGAGAGTCGTAATGCGAAACCGGATGAAACCGCCGGCCGCGCTCCTGGCGATCGGCCTGGCGGCGACGGCCTGCACCGGCGAGGGCGGCGGTGGGGGCGGCGCGGGCGCCTACCCGAGGAACGAGACCCTCTACACCACCGGCACCCAGTGGGGACCCCCCGCCAACTGGAACCCCATCATGAACTGGACCTATGCCACCGGAACCGTGGGATACGCCTACGAGACGCTGTTCCTCTACGATCCCTACGCCGACGAGTACACCCCCTGGCTGGCCGAGAGCGGGGACTGGACCGGCGAGGACACCTACGAGCTGAAGCTGCGCGAAGGCGTCGAGTGGACCGACGGCGAGCCGCTCACCGCCGACGACGTCGTCTTCACCGTCGAGCTCGGCCAGATGGACTCGGTCCCCTACAGCAGCCTGTGGGACTGGCTGGACGGCGCCGAGGCCGTCGACGACCACACCGTCCGCTTCACCTTCTCCGACCCGCGCCGCCAGGAATGGGCGAACTGGATCTACAGCAACGCCATCGTGCCCGAGCACCTGTGGGCGGACCGCTCGGAGGAGGAGGTGTCCTCCGGCGCCAACGAGGACCCGATCGGCACCGGTCCCTACGTCTACGAGACCCACGACGAGGACCGCATGGTCTGGGCCAAGAACGAGGACTGGTGGGCCACCGAGGCCCTCGGCCACGAGGTGCGGCCCGACCACATCGTCGACATCGTCAACTCCAGCAACGACGTCGCGCTGGGCCTGCTCACCCAGAACGACATCGACATCAGCAACAACTTCCTGCCCGGCGTCGACCAGACCATCGACGGCGACCCGCAGATCTCCAGCTACCACCCCGAACCCCCCTACATGCTCTCGGCCAACACCGCATGGCTGGTCATGAACATGGAGCGGGCGCCGATGGACGATCCGGAGTTCCGGCGGGCGCTGGCGCACTCGATCGACATGCAGCGGATCGTCGAGGGCCCCTACAGCAACCTGGTGGAGCCGGCCGACCCCACCGGCCTGCTCCCGGCCTGGGAGGACTTCGTCGACCGGTCGGTGGTCGACGAGCACGGGTTCTCCCACGACCCCGACGAGGCCAGGAGGCTCCTGGAGGAGGCCGGCTACACCGACGAGAACGGCGACGGCCTCGTCGAGACCCCCGACGGCGACCCCGTCGACCTGACGATCATCGTCCCCTCCGGCTGGACCGACTGGATGGAGGCGATCCGGATCATCAGCGAGAGCGCCCAGGAGGTCGGCATCGACCTCGATGCCGAGTTCCCCGACGAGGCGGCGCTGCAGGACGCCAGGGAGACCGGCGAGTTCGACATGCTGATCAACAACGAGCGCCAACTCAGCAACACGCCGTGGACCTACTACGAGTACCTCTTCCAACTGCCGGTCCAGGAGCGGCAGACGAGGACCAACTTCGGCCGCTACGAGAACGAGGAGGCGTGGGGCCTCGTCCAGGACCTCGCCCGCACGCCGGTCGAGGACCGCGAGGGAATGCAGGAGATCATCTCCGAACTGCAGGAGATCCACCTCACCGAAATGCCGGTGATCCCGCTCTGGTACAACGGCCTGTGGTCGCAGGTCAACAACGGGACCTGGACGAACTGGCCCTCCGCGGCCGAGGACACGCCCGACCACCTGCCCACCACGTGGCGCAACTACAACCAGTTGGGC
This sequence is a window from Spinactinospora alkalitolerans. Protein-coding genes within it:
- a CDS encoding LacI family DNA-binding transcriptional regulator, translating into MRRPTIVDIAKAAGVSTGSVSYALNGRPGVSEPTRERILAVAAEMGWAPSTAARALSEGRVGAIGLIVDRPAQVLGVEPFFMQLISGVQAELAGTGTALLLQVCEDREAEILTYRRWSAERRVDGMLLVDLRVDDVRVEVVTRLGLPAVVVGGPGGVGPLPCLYSDDDTAMREVVQYLAALGHRRVARVAGPPEFAHTEARSAAFTAAAAEFGLEHAEIVHADYTGEAGTKATRRLLAAAARPTALVYDNDLMAVAGLGVAHEMGVEVPAELSIVAWDDSVLCRLVRPALTAVGRDVAGHGRQAARMAARAVAGSPVADQATAPAELFPRASTGPVRR
- a CDS encoding GH1 family beta-glucosidase gives rise to the protein MTASDPPALPADFLFGTATASYQVEGAVTEGGRLPSIWDAYCRTPGRVARGETGDTACDHYHRYPEDIALMKELGVGAYRFSTAWPRIRPAGDGPANPEGLAFYDRLVDELLAAGIEPIVTLYHWDLPQALEDRGGWRVRATAERFAEYARITADHLGDRVRRWITLNEPFCSSFVGHAVGRHAPGTREGTPALATAHHLLLAHGLAARELRASAAAHGRPVEVGITLNLDRLVPATDSAADRAAVDRAETLHNRVWTEPLLNACYPDNEAETWGELADGSYRAEGDLATISQPLDFLGVNYYRPTKLRDAPHREPDPARRTAMDIRTEEVPFEGVRHTTMGWPVVPSTFTDLLVDLHRRYPNLPPVLVTENGSAEEDRVDADGRVRDTDRIDYVRDHLHAVAAAIEAGVDVRGHFVWSLLDNFEWAYGYDRRFGIVRVDYDTLERIPKDSYHWFKELIGRHAARHGAATAS
- a CDS encoding carbohydrate ABC transporter permease, with the protein product MRMTRTDRLNALSLAFGVIVLAVLLFPLYWMINTALQPGAAMAELRWVPQTLDLGNFGRAWESQAGNLLTSMLVALGAVAVCLVVAAPAAYALSRLRLRGARTVVFGTLITQMVPGIVVANALYNAYVELDLVNSYLGLVLADASLGIPFTIILLRAFMVSIPEEVLEAGMVDGAGRLRVLLSVVVPMSRNALITGGLFTFLFAWSDFLFALTLNTTDAVKPVTLGIYEYIGAHVGDWGAVMAVATLSSIPAAILLVVAQKYVAAGISGGSIK
- a CDS encoding ABC transporter substrate-binding protein, translated to MRNRMKPPAALLAIGLAATACTGEGGGGGGAGAYPRNETLYTTGTQWGPPANWNPIMNWTYATGTVGYAYETLFLYDPYADEYTPWLAESGDWTGEDTYELKLREGVEWTDGEPLTADDVVFTVELGQMDSVPYSSLWDWLDGAEAVDDHTVRFTFSDPRRQEWANWIYSNAIVPEHLWADRSEEEVSSGANEDPIGTGPYVYETHDEDRMVWAKNEDWWATEALGHEVRPDHIVDIVNSSNDVALGLLTQNDIDISNNFLPGVDQTIDGDPQISSYHPEPPYMLSANTAWLVMNMERAPMDDPEFRRALAHSIDMQRIVEGPYSNLVEPADPTGLLPAWEDFVDRSVVDEHGFSHDPDEARRLLEEAGYTDENGDGLVETPDGDPVDLTIIVPSGWTDWMEAIRIISESAQEVGIDLDAEFPDEAALQDARETGEFDMLINNERQLSNTPWTYYEYLFQLPVQERQTRTNFGRYENEEAWGLVQDLARTPVEDREGMQEIISELQEIHLTEMPVIPLWYNGLWSQVNNGTWTNWPSAAEDTPDHLPTTWRNYNQLGAILTLTEIEPAQ
- a CDS encoding NUDIX hydrolase family protein yields the protein MTETTDTVPGWLSGEEMDAARQRLPIVYVNAVPVRTDDSGTVTRVGLLLRAAPDSTISRALVAGRVLYHERIRDALVRHLEKDLGPVALPRIPASPQPFTVAEYFPTPGITPFHDPRQHAVAMAYVVPVAGDCRPRQDALDLEWFTPEEAASPELQQEMSGGQGVLLKQALAHVGRLP
- the yicI gene encoding alpha-xylosidase, which encodes MKFTDGFWQMRDGVRAHYAREARDARVLDDRITLYAPVRETAHRGDTLNTPLLTVDCWSPAPNVIGVRVTHLAGGVRPNPAFALSPGTGVVAKTARDGSIVELSSGALSLRVDTEGPWRLDFRANGRTLTSVDERGMGFVETDDGAHHMLTRLSLGVRELVYGMGERFTPFVRNGQTVDIWQADGGTSSEQAYKNVPFYLTNRGYGVLVDHPGAVSFEAGSEAVGRVQFSVEDQSLCFYVVYGGTPKGVLAGYTALTGRPALPPPWSFGLWLSTSFTTSYDEETVSTFVDGMAEHDIPLSVFHFDCFWMREFHWCDFEWDPEVFPDPEGMLARLKERGLRVCVWINPYIAQRSALFEEGTRLGHLVRRPGGDVWQWDKWQAGMALVDFTSPEAREWYADKLRALLDMGVDAFKTDFGERIPTDVRWADGSDPEGMHNYYTQLYNQTVFDVLREARGEGEAVLFARSATAGGQQFPVHWGGDCGSTYGAMAESLRGGLSLGLSGFGFWSHDIGGFEGTPDPGLFKRWLAFGLLSSHSRLHGSRSYRVPWAFGEESVAVARAFTRLKCELMPYLFGAAVQAHEQGVPVMRAMLLEFPDDPTCHHLDTQYMLGGDLLVAPVLSEDGSVEYYVPEGEWTRLLTGETVRGPAWRRETHGYDSLPLLVRPGAVLPVGAVATRPDYDYLDGLTLRVHGAVEAAESGGRELRRAVVPTAEGHRAAAFRTWAGDGAVTVEVHAEDPPAWNVLLVGVHGTGTVEGASRVTDTEAGVRVAVEAGTRRVRVGLR